One region of Armigeres subalbatus isolate Guangzhou_Male chromosome 3, GZ_Asu_2, whole genome shotgun sequence genomic DNA includes:
- the LOC134228180 gene encoding uncharacterized protein LOC134228180, translating to MDNGVEWRVTVTKMDMILIEPRTVDPRMQEFPHKLLVTIPHKDYEKTIHQSFELEDQYKAIEIVYSSFLVEEGFCRETNGDLVMKIGVRCKNVLSELDIMELQYNGVRDEDDYKHLVMHFHPKLSNLKNRTSLRSSEVKDGKNRQWYLEVYADVHSNKLKALIGLQKRSAVCCDFFIELIHTNVTKNIVIKRQNKNFNTSFIFEYQFISLDSLNNDCGFSPGGNLHFRFGVRPLSNSTEISAQSASANA from the exons ATGGACAACGGTGTTGAATGGAGAGTTACGGTTACGAAAATGGATATGATTCTTATTGAGCCACGTACAGTCGACCCTCGAATGCAGGAATTTCCCCACAAGCTGCTGGTAACGATTCCTCATAAGGACTATGAGAAGACGATACACCAATCATTCGAACTCGAAGACCAATACAAAGCGATAGAGATTGTATATTCCTCATTCCTTGTAGAAGAAGGTTTTTGCAGGGAAACCAATGGCGATTTAGTGATGAAGATTGGCGTTCGTTGTAAAAATGTATTGTCTGAATTGGACATAATGGAGCTTCAGTACAATGGTGTAAGAGATGAAGATGACTA cAAACACCTTGTTATGCATTTTCATCCAAAATTAAGCAATCTTAAAAATAGAACGTCATTACGTTCCTCTGAAGTTAAAGATGGTAAAAATAGACAGTGGTATTTGGAGGTTTATGCAGATGTGCATTCGAACAAACTTAAAGCTTTAATCGGTTTGCAGAAACGATCTGCCGTTTGCTGTGATTTCTTCATCGAACTGATACATACCAATGTAACGAAAAATATTGTCATAAAACGACAGAACAAAAATTTCAACACATCATTTATATTTGAATATCAGTTTATCAGTTTAGACTCACTGAACAACGATTGCGGCTTTTCACCAGGTGGTAACTTGCATTTTCGGTTTGGAGTGCGGCCCTTATCCAATTCTACAGAAATCTCAGCACAAAGTGCATCAGCGAATGCTTAA